From Chondrocystis sp. NIES-4102:
ATCGTAGCCGATACTAAAGCCAGACCAGAAAGAGAAGATATTAAAGCAGTAGCAAAAGAGTACGATCTTTTAATTATGCCTAGTCCGCCACGGGTATTGGACTTAGATGCATTACTTAAAACTAGGGATATTTTGGTTGAGTACGGAACTAATTACAAAGCACTATTAACCATTACGCCTCCACCTAGAAAAAGACCAGGCGGAAGCGAAAAAACACCCAGTAGTAAAGAACAAGAAGCCCGAGAACTATTAGAGGCAGAAGAGATACCCGTATTTGTTTCAGCAATTTATCAGTATACGGCGATCGAAAAATCTCCTCTGGCTGGAGTAACTGTCGATCAGTATGAAGATAGTTATTCAACTGTAGCTTGGGAATGTTATCAAAATCTAGGTAGGGAGATTTACGATGGCAAAAAATAAGTTGAGTTTGGCAGATCTTAGTCGTCAACGAAAAAAAGTTCTTGAGGAAATTGATGAATCACCTCTGACTTCTAATTTTACAGAAGTTGAATCTAGTCAAACAGATGAAACTAAATCCATTCAGTTTGAAAATGTGAACGAGGCTGTGGAGAATGACAAGCGTAGCGAAGTCATGCCGTTATCCGAAGGTGTCCTAACCCTAAAGGGTACACCTTCGGATAAGGATACACCTTCGGATATATCCTCTAGGGCAGGCTTATCGCCTCAAATTGGGACAACAGAATCTACTTTAACTGTTAATCAAAACCCCAATATCAATCATTCACCAGTTGAAATCGAAGTTTCAGAAGAAACCAAGAAACCAGGTAGACCGAAAAGCTTGCGTAGCGATCCAAACTTTGAAACTACCACTATTTTTCTCCATCGTGGAACTAAAGCTAAAGCTCGTTATCATCTTGCCACCCAAGAACAAAAGCAGGATCTACAAGTTCTCATCAACGAGCTATTAGAGGACTGGGTTACAAAGCGAGAACAAAATAGTGCTAACGCATAATTGTGCAATTGTAAAATTATATAAATACATAATCATGTCATCACATAACCATACAATTTTGTAGTGACATATTTTTATTTTCGGTTCTAACTGTTCCTTCTACAATTATGCAATTCTACAATGACACAAGTACACAATTGTATACTTATGCCACTATAAAATTATGGAAATGCAAAAACTATCTCAATAGCCCGTTATTAAATTTCTTCTTACTCTTAGGTCTTCGATAATTTTTAGATTTTGGTGACTTAGGATTTTGACCGAAGCCTTTTGATGATTCGTCTGTTTTGGGAGCAGAAAATTCTGGGGCAGCAACTTTTGATGGTTGACTATCGACAATTTTCTGTATTTCAGTACGCCAATCCCTTTCTTTTAGAGCGAATGAACATATATCCTGATATTGTTCTAGCCAATACTTTTGGTGAATCGATTGAGGGGCTTGAGGATGATCTTTTCCTACTAGGGCATTACCCCATAATAAATCCGTGCGATCGGCTAAATAGAATATGGGTTCGGCAAACCACGGGCAGTACAGATACCAATTAACCAGACAAGCCTTTAAAACTAACTTGTCGATATCTACTCCTACCATACTTAAGACTTGATTGCTGGCTTCTAAAGTCATTACTCCCGTCCCGATGGCAGGCTCACAACCCTTTTGAAGTCGAGTATCTAGCCGATCACAAAAGAGCATTTTCCCAATCATATTAGCTACAGAACCAGGGGTAGGGAAATAGCCAGTATGTTTTTGAGAACCCTTACCCTTAGATTCAGCGATTAATACTCCAAAGTAGTCCTTTGGTCGATATAGTAAGGGAAAAAGATCGAATAATTGATAAAGAACCATGCTGCATCCATCGCAGCTATGGGGTTCGAGAGGAAGTTTTCTAAACCAGGGATGAGGATGACCGAAGCCATAAAGTAGCCAGTCTAGTAAATATTCGACTCTAGTCATAATATTGACATAACCTCCCTGGGTAAGCATCTTATCCAGACAGATATCGAGCATTTTTCGTCCCTTATCATGGCTGGAAACATAGCCTTCGCCAAAGGTAATTGGAGGAATTGGCTCTTGGGGCAGAATCTGATTCTGAATATTTTCTAGTCGTTTATCTGGATTTGGTTCTTGTAAGAGATGGTATTTTTCAGTGGGTACAATTTGTAGTCTCATCCAGTATTCCCATCGACCATAAAGCATACTGTCAATATGGAAAAGATAGGGTTTGAGCCAGCCTGGTTCTAACTCTCGTTTTAAGTTAGGAATATATTTAGTCTTTAATTCTTGTTGGTCATAATCCCTGGCAATAATAGAAGTATTGGGAATTGAACTGAGGAGTGAAAAACGCATATTTTAACCAAAAATATATTTACGTTTTTCCTAAGTTGCCAAACTTACCAAATTGGAAATAGCTGAATAAAATAGTAGATGTGAGTTGTGTTGGTGGTTATAACCCATGTCCAAAACTATTGCCTTATTTAGCAACAACCTGTTCTATGTTATTGGAGTCAAAAATTTTGTTTCTAACCACCAACTGCAAAACATTACTTTAAAAGACTTAGAAAAAACCAGTTTGGCAGAACTCTTAAATAATATTGAGATTGCTACAGTTACCAGTGATTTTCTACCGACTGCTGAGACGATAAATTTTATTGAATCGTTACTTAAAACTCAAGTCAAAGTAATTTATGTTGCTTCAGAACCAACGTCAGAAATTATTTCTCAGCTTTGGGCAATTGGTTGTCAGGGGATTGTAGCTCAATCTCAACTAAAATCCCAATTAACAGTCGCCATTACTGCTATTGATAGTGGTGGAAGTTACTATTCTCAAAGCATTTTAGATAATTATATGACTATGCTCGGCTCGTTGGTAAAATTATTTGCCGATTTAGATTCGGTACTAGCTATACTTACTCCTAAAGAGCTGGAAATATTTGAGTTGTATATAGTGGGAGAATCTTTAGTCAGTATCATGAAACAACTAAATATAGCCAAAACCACTTTAAATACCCATATGGAATCAATCCGAACTAAATTTGGTGTTCGGGCAAATCGGGAAATTATCGCTAAATACCAGATTTGCCAATTACGGTGACATACTCCCGACTCTGATGCTACGCATACAGAGCGGGCTTCTCAGTGACTCCTGCTATTGCATCGGACGTTACCTGAGCTTTACCGACGGAATGCCCTACCGCCAGATATTTGATGTTAATTGCTGCGTTGTGGTCACGGTCAAGCGTCAGTCCGCATTCATGACAAGCATGAATTCTGTCCTTTAGTTCTTTTGGGACTTTCGTACCGCATCCAGAGCAGTTTTGAGATGTACCGTTTGGATTCACAGCCATTGCAAGCAATCCAGCTTTTTCAGCTTTGATTGAGAGAATTTGCAAGAATTGACCCCATCCAGCATCATGGGTTGACTTTGCCAGTCGTGTTTTGGCAATGCCTTTAATATTTAGCTTTTCATGTGCAACGTGCTTTCCTTGAAATAAAAGCTTTTGAACTGTTTTGTAATGAAAGTCTTTGCGCTGATTTGAGACTTTCAGATGCTCCTTAGAGACTCTTTTTATCGCTTTCTTGCGGCGATTCGAGCTTTTCTTCTTGCGTGATAGAGAACGCTGCAACCGCTTCAGTCGCTTTTCAACTTTGCGATAATGCTGTGGAATTTCGACTTTTTCCCCTGAGTCATCGACCAGGAAGGACTTCAATCCCAGATCAATGCCCATCGTGTTATCCATTGTCGGCATTGCTGGAGTATGTTCGGGAACAGATGAATCTTGCAATGATAACGTGATGTAATATCCGTCCACTTTGCGAGTAATCATCGCGGTTTTGACGGCAAACCCATCAGGCAATGGACGATGTAGAATCAGCTTCAGCCTACCGATTTTGGGCAGTTGAATGAATCGTCCATCAATATGCTTTGGTTTTACGGGGTCAGGAAAGGAGATCGAGCGATAGCGTCCTTGCCCTTTGAATCGTGGTTTGCCACTTCGCTTACCGTTGCTATCGCCACTTAACCATCGGCTCATAGTCTTCTCTACTCGTGCAATCACATCTTGTAGGGTGTGAGACGGTAATTCTTTGTATTCGGGAAACAGTTTCTTGGAATTGACCAAATCCCGTTTTTGAGAATAAAAGTCAGGACGGTCTTTTAACTCTGGTAAGTGGCAAATGAGCGGACAAGCATTGATGCCACAACGATTTTGCTCCACCAGTTGAACCGCTCTGCTAACCGATAATTATACTGTCGCCGTGCAAGTTCAAGCCATTGGTCGATCGTGGCTTGCTGGTCTTTGGTCAGTCGTAGTCGGTATTGGTAAGCGGTTTTCATGCTAGTATTGTAACGTAATTTGCGTTACACAATAATGCCTAAAACAACTTTTAATATTAGGATTGAAGAATCCGAGATGACATTGCTTGAAGCCTATTGCCAGCAAGTCGGTAGAACCAAGACGGATGTAGTTAGGGAGTTGATCCGATCCTTGAAGCGGAAGATATCTGATTATCCCGATAGATAATTGGCTGTTGACGACGAACGCGAAGCTAATCCTTTAGGACTCACCTTTCAGGTAGAGCGCGGGGCTGCTGCTGCAAAAGCTCAAAATCTTGTTAATGTCTACCAACAGCACATCAACATCAATCTAGCTGAAAGATCGCAGGTATGATACCTTAGCTGAAATTGGGTGTCTTTTATCTGTTGATTGAGCCAAATTAACTGTTCGATAGATATTTGGGTTAATTCCTTACGGAGAAAATAAAGTCGTTTGGGATTTTTAATCTCTGCTAATTTAGCAATAGCCGAATCATTGAGATTTTGACTGCTGCCAATAGCAGTTTGCATCAAGATAGTAAACTGTGTACTCAAGCTAGCTAAGATCGCCTGTTCGTTGGTGAAAGCTTTAAGTTTAGTTACATAGGTAGAAATCTCTTCCCGTCTCCGCCTAAGAATCATCTCCTTGAGGTCGATGGCAGTAGCATGAACAGAAGGGATTATTTCTTTCGTTAATTCTAAAGAAGGGGAAAGAGAAAGTAAGGCTAGAGTTTCTAAACCAGAACGCAGTAGAGGAAAGTTATTATTAAGGGCTAAAAGAAGATAGTTTTTAACCTCATAACTCAAATTTAAGCCAAATTGTTCTGCATAGTAGTCAATTGCTTGTTTAATTTCTCCCAAACTCCAGTTGCTTGGTAAAGTAAACTCGGAAAGTAGGTAGGGTTTTAATGCCTGTCCTAATTTAGTTCGCCCATCAAAGTTCTCACAAACAATAAACAGTAAGTTTTGAGACCTTTGTAGTTTGGCAATAGAAGAAGTGTTTAGTTTCAAGTCTTTTGGCGATACTTGCAATACCGTAGCGGTAACAGAATCGATTAAACTTTGGGTTAAACACTTAAAATAAGCTTCTTTAAGTTGATCGGTTTTGGAGTACTTCTTTAAATTGTTTTTCTTCAATATATATTGAATCTTTTGTTCGATCAGGGTTGTGTCGTCCCCTGTAAGTAAAATAATCATGGTAAAAATCTAATTACAAAATGCCAGTCTTAGATATTTATCTCGAACTGGCACGGGTTTTAACTGGTTGTCATCCAAGTCAGATACACGCTCCTTGGACAATCTGACTAGTTTGATGGCTAGTTTGAAAGGCAAGAGGTTGATGAACTGATTGCGATACTAGTGTAAGCAATTGAACCTGGGGATGAACTTGAGTTTGAGGTGTTGGTACTTGTCGAAAATCAGTCTGAAGAGGAGTATTTGTAGCTTGATGATGATTATGGATTAGCTCGTCTCTTATTGAATTTTCTGCTGTATTCTCTTTCTTCGGCTGCCAAACTGTAATTGCTTCGTACAAAGCCAAGCGACAGTTAGTAACTGCATTGGAACTCGTCCCTAAGCGATTGACGGCTGGTAGAATTACTTCTAAGACCCGATTGAGATTAAAGATAAACTCAGATTTGATATTGGGCATAGTCATCATATTAATGGCTGTATCCACCAAGCTAATTAACAATTGTTTGGGATAAAAGCCTTGCTCTATTATCCTCTGAACAATGTTATTGATAGTTAAGTAATCCCTCATCTCAAAGGCAAGAAATAGATTTTGAATCTCATGTAGACTGATTTGGGGACATAGATCTGCTACGGTTACTTGGGGGGAAATTGTTCCCAAAGTCTGCAAACATTGTCTAATCGAACCTTTGTTGTAGTCATAGATTATGTTTGCCTCCTCCTCAGTTAATGGGATCTTTTCGTTATGGGCAACACTATTTAGATAACCTATAACTAGATCTCGGTTGACAGTATTAAATCTCAAGATTCTAGCTCTAGATCTAATAGTCTCCAAGAGCTTGTCTTCTTCAGTCGTACACAACAAGAAGATAGTATTACGTGGTGGTTCTTCAAGGATCTTGAGTAAAGCGTTTTGTGCGGGCTTACTCATTTGATGTGCCTCATCAATAATATAAACTCTGTATTTAGAGATAACAGTATTAAGTTTGCACTGTTCAATAATCTCTCTGACATCATCAACACCGTTACGGTCAGCACCATCAATCTCATTAATGTCTAAATGTTGGTTTCGTAGGTGAGCTTGACAGGAATCACATTGATTACAGGGTTCAAAACCATCCCGCTGTTTGCAGTTTATAGCTCTGGCAATAATTCTAGCTAAAGTGGTTTTACCAGAACCAGATGAACCAACCAAGATATAAGTAGTGTGAATCTGTGGTTGATTGAGACTGGCAACAGCAATATTTACTGCCACTGACTGTCCCACAATTTGATCGAAACGAATTGGTCTATATTCTACGGCTAAACTCATATTCTTTTTATTATTAAATTCAAAAACCTACCCAGACCAAAACCTGGGTACTACATTTTCCTAACCAAGTCCGACAGGACTATTAACTAGAAACTAATTGAGCCAAACAGTACATCGTGTTTTTATCGTTGATGACGATACGACTAGAACCTTTTCTTTCTGCTTCTGCCTCTAAATCTAGTTTGAATTCTACAGTCTGCTCGTCAATTGCAGAGATGACCTTGATTAAATAATCCGTATGCAGCCAAAGAATTATAGATTCGTCACGATCGCAATTACAAAATACATTTTCGGCTCCACTACCTGTTTCTGTTGCATGGGACAACTGACAATTATCCCCTTCAATTTTAAATTCCACTTCATCAGACATTACCTGTTGTCTTTTGAGAGCATTTAATAAATCTAAACGATTGAAAGTCACGCCAAGATCGTTGTCTTCTAGCGACGCTTTGATTTTTTCTAGATCTGGATATTCGTCACTTTGAAAAGTTTCTAAAGTACACTCTGTATTACTCCAATTAAATCTTATGGAATTATCTGCAACAGAAAGAATCAAGTCCTGAGCATTACTAGCAATAAAAGAAATTGCTTTCTTAGGTAAAACTAGTTTGATATCTTCCTCAATTACTTCACTTACATCATCAGTCTCAACCTCTTCGATAATCATAGTTGTAGTCCCCATTCCTGGAGTAGATAAACCAGTTAAGGTAAGTATTAAAGATTCTTCCCCATCTTCATCTTCTAACCGTTGGATTTGGAAGCAGACCCCACTAGTCACTTCTTTGGGGTCACTATTGAGAAAAGGCAAAACTTTATCTAAAGCCTGTTTGAACCTATCGGCTTTGATTGTAGCTACAGGAATAAATTCAGAGTTATTTTGAGGCAGAATATCTTTATAAGTATTGAGTCGCAAATTATAAGTTCCTTTGCGATTGGCAATGCTGACTTCATTTGAATTTAGTTCCAACTTTTGAGTTGAGTTGTCTAATCTAGCAGCAATATCATTAAATTGTTTACAACTTACTTGAATTGGTTCTAGATGTTGAGCTTTGGTAGCCTTGTGCAGTATCTTTATTTCAATAGTATCTCCAGCAGTACTAAAAATTGATTGACTATCCTTAACTTCAATCTTTAGGCGGTCTAATCCTTTTTGGTTACAACCAATAGCCGTATTGAGCAGTCTTAAGTCTTGAGATAGTTCACCTGGTTTAATGCTCAATGTACACTGAGATGAAGATGTAGTTGACGCTGAGTTTGATGTTGGCGGAGCTTCTTCGTTCTTGTTTTGAATTTGATTTGTTTTAGTTGTTTTAGTAGTGGTTTTACTAGCAGTTCTTGGCATAATTAGTTTATCTATAAATTTAATAACGAGTTATCGCCCTTTTCAAGGCGACAGCCTTCTAAATACAGCTTGATTTGACACAAAGTCTGCCATACTTGCCATTTTGGACTGTGTTCGCTTAACTGTGGTTGACGGAGTAGATAGGCAGGGTGATACGTTGCCCACACTGGATACTCAAAATATTGATGCTGAATCCGCAATAGTTTCTCAAACTTAGTTGGGGTATTTAACATGGTTCTAGCTGCCACTTTACCCAGACAAAGAATCGCCTTGGGCTTAACCAAAGCAATCTCACTCTGCAAAAATCCCCAGCAACTTTGACACTCAGCTTTGGTGGGACTGCGATTTTCTGGAGGACGACAGCGTACCACATTGGTTGTATACCAAGACTCCAATCCTACCGACTCCAGCATAATGTCCAACAGTTTACCCGAATCACCTACAAAAGCTAGACCATCCTCATCCTCTACCTGTCCTGGTCCTTCACCAATAATCAATAATTCTGCTTGTTTCTGACTGTACCGCCCCGCTACTACTTGAGTCCGATATTTATGCAGCCCACAAGCATGACAATTATTTGTATGAGTTTCTAATTCTGCCCAGCTATGACAGACTAGCTTAGGCTTAAATTTAACTGGTGCAGAGCGATCGCCTATCAATGGCGAGCTAAATTTGTGTTGAGCCATATAAATTAACCAGAATAATAACTTGGTCAATTTAAGCCACCAGGCTATTAGTTAAAGCTGAAGTGTAACCAATGGTTTATCTCTCAGTTGGCGATCGCTTAACCGAACAGCTTATTGGTGTTAAAATTAAGCGAAATAAAAAAAGAAATATCGCTCAACAGTCAGAGCGCAAGCTCTTAAAGAAGAATTTAAGCGATAAACTCTGGAGGAAGTGACGATTTAATCTATTCAGGCAACTTATCAATAAATTTTGTCACTCTTCTTGCTTTGATAGTTAGTACTGGTTGATATCCTGCTGCGGTGGAATTGTCGTAAATTACAGTATGCTCAGTCTTCTGTATTGCTGTTGCTAAATTAGCTAAACTTCTTGTATATCTGCGACGCACATCTGGCTCTGGTACATTGTGTCCACCTTGTGCAACTCTTTGAGCCACACGCTTGATGTTGATTTGGACATCATTAACACCCACATAAATTAAGTTAACTTGCCAGGCATTGCTGAATGAGTAATGATAAATGTTGCACAATAGAGGAATGAAATGTCCTAAATGCGACTCAACTTCACCTAGAAAAAATGGTTACCGTCGCGGTAAGCAATGTTATCAATGTCGCGTATGCGGTCGTCGTCTTGGTGAGCATTCCCTTGCGCCTGTCGGCGACGCGGGGTCTCACCGCAGTTCGTCGAATCCCCAGTGCCCAAAAGTTACCCATTAGAGGTTAAACAACTATGCCTTAAAATGTATCTCAACGGAATGGGATTGAGAGGAATCGAACGAGTAACAGATATTCATCATACGACAATTATGAACTGGATTGAGGAGGCAGGAATGGAATTACCTGATACACCTGAAGAAGGCGAAATACCTGAAATAACCGAAATTGATGAGCTACAGACGTTTGTTGGTAGTAAGAAAAATAAGGTCTCCTAAAGGATACCGCTTCGCATATGGATTTGGACTGTGGTAAACCATTGGCAACCAGGTATTCTATTATGGACAGTCGGCGATCGCAGTAGTGAAACATTTAAGCGTCTTTGGTTGACTATCAAATGTTGGCAAAGTTTTTGGTACGTGAGTGACGGTTATCCTGTTTATCCTTGTTTTATTCAACCAGAAGACCATCTTGTGAGTAAAACTTACATGACCAGAGTTGAAGGCGAGAATACTCGACTCAGACACTATTTGGCTCGTTTACCCTCATGGGCAAGGGCAAGCATCGAAAGACTTTATGTTACTCAAAATCAATTGAAATGCTCAAATATTCAATTCGTCTGTTACTCAACTATCTGAAGTTTAAAACTGTTCCTGCGATCGCCTAAATCATTACTCATTCAGCAACGCCACTTGCCACCCTTTTTGTTTGGCTTGCGTCATCATCTTAAGATAAGTGTTGCCAGATAGGGTTGTTTCTACGGCAAAGCTTTCGTTATTAGCTAAATAGCTACGAGCGCGTAAAAGAGCCTGTTTGCCACCAGCTATTGCTGCTGTTTCAGGAGCATCTGGTCTAATTATTCGTGCTTCTAAATCGGGATCGATAACTGGAACGCCTAAAGTCTCTTGAGTGTAGCGAGTAAAGGTACTTTTGCCCGAACCGTTAGAACCTGCGATTACAGTTAGAATGGGTGTGGCAGCGGTCATTATTAAGGAAGGGGGCGGATAATTTCTTCAGTTCCGCTTTCGTCTAATTTGTATTCAAAACGACGACCATCTGGTAGTTCCATAATCGAAATTCCTGACCAAGAGTAAAAAATCGGATGACCGTTCGCTTTATGGATGGCAATTTCTTGTTTCAAACCATCTTGCGCTAGATGTGTCAGTTGCTCAACTAGTTGAGAAAACTCGCTTTCTGTTTTGATATTAGCTTTGGTCATTTTTAAACTTTTTTCAAAGGTTTTTAGAAGTATTGTCCCACTTTTACAGAACTTATTCTTTAGTGGAGCATATGATTAACTATTTTATTAGATTATTTAGTTTTCCTGCGGTGCTTGGGAACATTCTTAAATCTCACCTTTGATCTATTGCACTATTTTAGCTGTGTCAGTTCAGTACTGTGCGTTAGAACGGAAGGCAATTAGGGAGAAAAAATATCTTTGCTCCCTAATTTACTGTTATTTTTGCTGATAATATTTTTCAGAATATTCGTTTTTAAGTGATTGAATATTAAGTTTATGAACAGTTATTAATTCTTGAATTTTAGAATCACTAATTTCTGTAAGTATATAATCTTTAAATTCTTTGAAAAAAGATTTAACATTATCTCTAAGTGATTTAAGTTTTCCTTTTCTCATAATTTCGACATCATGGGTAAAGTTTCCTTGTGCTGAAACATTTTTCGTAGGAATAATTAATATCCTTTTTACCTTCTCTGTATTGTACTCTTGTTCAAACCAGGCACAATGATTATTCATTTGCCCCGTTTCAGTTTTAGTTATTTCATTCCGCGAATCTTCAACCTCACTCTTACATTCAAAGATAAAATAATCACTCTTAGATGCACACCAAAGATTATCTGGACCTTTCTTAAATTCTTTATCGGGTCTTTGACTTAAAAAACCAATTGCGTTACCTAAGTTTTGAAGTGCTTTCTCAAACTTTTCTGAAGGTTGACCAAAACTCAAGTTTTCAAGAATTTCGTTGACGCTCATCATAAGTTCTTCATGGTTTTTGTATGAAGATATCCAATTGTTAATTCTCTTGATTCTATTTTCACTTATATAGCTTAGTTTTTGATAACTTATACCTTCTTTAGGTTTTAAGAGCTGTGAATTTTTTTTATAGGCACTTTTTTGAATTTTGTTGGACTCTGATTTACTAAGTTTGTATTGATAACGAGCAAGAGTTTGTAAATACCAACCTTTTTCTATACATTCATCAATATCACAAGAGTTAATTATCGATTGCATATAACTTATTGCTTTTTCTGGTTCATTTTTACAAAAACTTTCTTCTGCTTTTCTTTCTAACTCTAAAATTTTAAATATATCTATTTTGGAAACTGTTTGCTGTCTATTATTCCTGCTTTCATCCATTCTTTCTTTATAAAATTCCTTCCAGCCTTCATCTCTATTTATACATTGCCCAATTAGGTCATAAATGATTTTGATGGGATTATGCTCTTGTGGCAAAATATCCTCTTTTGCCATTTGGGAAATTTCAATTCCTAGCTCTATCTGTTTTTGAGTTTGATTTGAAAAAAATCTATTTGAACTTGCGCTTCTAAGAAATTTAACTAAATCATCTCCAATCACAAGAATCACGCTATAATCTTTTTCGCCTCTCACACTTCTACCAAATCCTTGTTCTATTTTTTGAGCAGCTTTAATATTAACTAAATCACTATTTTCCCTGCATTCTTCTTCATATCTTTCAGTCAGAGAATCTGAATATGGCATTGAATCAATTATTAAAATACGACAAGCATCATCTGGAAGATCTATTCCGTCATATCTATTAACAACAACAGTTGTATTACTATAATTACCAACTTTTAATTTTTTAACCTCTTCAATAATAGTATTACTTTGAGTAACTACAGAACCTAGGTTTTTATAAAATTCCGCTTTTTTAAAGCTAGATGTAATTACAACTCGACCAAATTTTGCATCAATTTTGACTTTTGCAAACAAATTAATAATAGAGTCTCTCTTTAAATCTTCATGAATCACTGATGGAAGTATAATCATTTTTTCACCAGACCACTTTTCAATTTTAGGAATCAGTGAATTTTTAATAGCATTTGCATTTAGCCCAAGTCCTTTGATAAAAAAAGAATCATTTTGGGTTGTAGCTGACATTAAGATTTTGTGTTGAGCTTTACTGAAAGTACCAAACTTTTCTACTGGACTTAAGATAGTTGAAATTTCTAGTTGTTTTCCACTAAAAAAACATTGGCAATTATCAAGATCGTCTTTAATTAAATTCCAACAAAACATTACTTCCTGCTCGTTTTTATGTTTTAGTAATGCTTCTAAAAGTTCTGATTTTTTATCTTGCCAACTCCAATAAGGTACTGGCAGCAATATATCATAATCATTGCCTTCTTTTATTTCTAGAAAGCTACCTTCTCCTTGCTCTTTTAAATCATCTTCAAAAAGCTGAAGTAGTTTCTTATATAAAGGATGTTGATTGTTAACTCTTATTTTGAATGATTCATTAATAAAATCTATGCAAGCGTGTGAATCATCTAGAATAATTGTGTTAACTTTTTGATATTTTCCACCTGTACCAAAAATGGATTTACCATTAAAAAGTTTTTGAACATGAGTTATTAAAATCTTTTGTGAATTTAAAAATTGAGCGGGTAAAGAATTGTCATTACCAATATTGACATATCCAATACCAAATTTCTCTGCTTCTGAACAGGTTTGTTCAACTAAATATTTATTGGGACATACATATAGACAAGGAGCTTTATTTTCATTTAATTTCGATTGTAGTATTAAAAGACCAATCAAAGTTTTGCCCTGTCCAGTATGTAATTTTAAAATTAAGTCTTCCTCTCCTTTTCGATGTAAATACCATTCTGTTAGTATCTCCTTTTGTAATGGACGAAGAGGTCCTGTTTCGCTTCTTCGATCTAATTCGTCATAAATCTCAACTGGATTTATCTTTTTCTGAATCGATTTTGAACCTAGCTTACTTTTAAAATCAACCATTCGGCTTAATCTTTACAACAAACTTCTTGATGAAATAACTCATCAATCTTATTCGATACTTAAAATAAGTGCTATTGATTGCCAGAGCGATCGCCCATCTCTTTTGTTTTACCCATCTTTAAATCTATGCTTTACCCATAACTCTTGAAACTATTATGATCAGATAAATATAGGCATTTCCAAGCAGAAGCAAGATCGTGTAATCTTTGTAATCCTCCCCAAAGAGTTTTGACTCCAGGA
This genomic window contains:
- a CDS encoding DEAD-like helicase, with amino-acid sequence MVDFKSKLGSKSIQKKINPVEIYDELDRRSETGPLRPLQKEILTEWYLHRKGEEDLILKLHTGQGKTLIGLLILQSKLNENKAPCLYVCPNKYLVEQTCSEAEKFGIGYVNIGNDNSLPAQFLNSQKILITHVQKLFNGKSIFGTGGKYQKVNTIILDDSHACIDFINESFKIRVNNQHPLYKKLLQLFEDDLKEQGEGSFLEIKEGNDYDILLPVPYWSWQDKKSELLEALLKHKNEQEVMFCWNLIKDDLDNCQCFFSGKQLEISTILSPVEKFGTFSKAQHKILMSATTQNDSFFIKGLGLNANAIKNSLIPKIEKWSGEKMIILPSVIHEDLKRDSIINLFAKVKIDAKFGRVVITSSFKKAEFYKNLGSVVTQSNTIIEEVKKLKVGNYSNTTVVVNRYDGIDLPDDACRILIIDSMPYSDSLTERYEEECRENSDLVNIKAAQKIEQGFGRSVRGEKDYSVILVIGDDLVKFLRSASSNRFFSNQTQKQIELGIEISQMAKEDILPQEHNPIKIIYDLIGQCINRDEGWKEFYKERMDESRNNRQQTVSKIDIFKILELERKAEESFCKNEPEKAISYMQSIINSCDIDECIEKGWYLQTLARYQYKLSKSESNKIQKSAYKKNSQLLKPKEGISYQKLSYISENRIKRINNWISSYKNHEELMMSVNEILENLSFGQPSEKFEKALQNLGNAIGFLSQRPDKEFKKGPDNLWCASKSDYFIFECKSEVEDSRNEITKTETGQMNNHCAWFEQEYNTEKVKRILIIPTKNVSAQGNFTHDVEIMRKGKLKSLRDNVKSFFKEFKDYILTEISDSKIQELITVHKLNIQSLKNEYSEKYYQQK